In the Gymnogyps californianus isolate 813 chromosome 3, ASM1813914v2, whole genome shotgun sequence genome, one interval contains:
- the DYNLT1 gene encoding dynein light chain Tctex-type 1 isoform X1, which produces MDDFQSGEEAIESAIGGNAYQHSKVNQWTTSVVEQTLSQLTKLGKPFKYIVTCVIMQKNGAGLHTASSCFWDNSSDGTCTVRWENKTMYCIVSAFGLAI; this is translated from the exons ATGGACGACTTCCAGTCGGGGGAGGAG GCCATAGAAAGTGCGATAGGTGGCAATGCCTACCAGCACAGCAAAGTGAACCAGTGGACAACAAGTGTGGTGGAACAAACGCTAAGCCAACTCACAAAGCTGGGGAAGCCTTTCAAGTATATCG TGACCTGTGTGATTATGCAAAAGAATGGTGCTGGGCTACATACAGCGAGCTCTTGCTTCTGGGACAACTCCAGTGATG gAACCTGCACTGTGAGATGGGAGAATAAGACTATGTACTGTATTGTCAGTGCCTTTGGACTTGCAATATAA
- the DYNLT1 gene encoding dynein light chain Tctex-type 1 isoform X2 — protein MDDFQSGEETSFVVDEVSSIIKEAIESAIGGNAYQHSKVNQWTTSVVEQTLSQLTKLGKPFKYIVTCVIMQKNGAGLHTASSCFWDNSSDGTCTVRWENKTMYCIVSAFGLAI, from the exons ATGGACGACTTCCAGTCGGGGGAGGAG ACTTCCTTTGTTGTTGATGAAGTCAGTAGCATCATTAAAGAG GCCATAGAAAGTGCGATAGGTGGCAATGCCTACCAGCACAGCAAAGTGAACCAGTGGACAACAAGTGTGGTGGAACAAACGCTAAGCCAACTCACAAAGCTGGGGAAGCCTTTCAAGTATATCG TGACCTGTGTGATTATGCAAAAGAATGGTGCTGGGCTACATACAGCGAGCTCTTGCTTCTGGGACAACTCCAGTGATG gAACCTGCACTGTGAGATGGGAGAATAAGACTATGTACTGTATTGTCAGTGCCTTTGGACTTGCAATATAA